One window from the genome of Micromonospora aurantiaca ATCC 27029 encodes:
- a CDS encoding Crp/Fnr family transcriptional regulator, which translates to MIRNLTTRPSHDIGRQEASLRIAGATTSLRNELHRLIRDDPTFAVRTHVPRGGAAYNSGDHDLRMYLVEVGQFKTIASSADGKQCLLSIHTRGDMFGELGLLGGPRHDTARAMRDSVIRRVNSAKLFDLLSSDEQLNWHFTRFLMAKLLDQQQAITQLVTMDSEHRLAATLLRLARKVGRRLNLGMQIDAKITQEELASMVGTTRSRVGLFLKHFRAAKLVDQLPGGYLLINEPALTRYVECGQYEPARWGAEPIRPVNGARLLRGDRELSA; encoded by the coding sequence ATGATCAGGAACCTGACAACACGCCCGAGCCACGACATCGGGCGCCAGGAGGCCTCCTTGCGAATCGCCGGCGCCACCACCAGTTTGCGTAACGAGCTGCATCGGCTGATCCGGGACGACCCGACTTTCGCCGTCCGCACACACGTCCCGCGAGGCGGGGCCGCGTACAACTCCGGCGACCACGATCTGCGGATGTACCTCGTGGAGGTCGGCCAGTTCAAGACCATCGCGTCCTCCGCGGACGGCAAGCAGTGCCTGCTGTCGATCCACACACGGGGCGACATGTTCGGCGAGCTCGGCCTGCTCGGCGGGCCACGCCACGACACCGCCCGGGCCATGCGCGACAGTGTGATCAGGAGAGTCAACTCGGCGAAGCTGTTCGACCTGCTGAGCAGCGACGAACAGCTCAACTGGCACTTCACCCGGTTCCTCATGGCCAAGCTGCTCGACCAGCAGCAGGCCATCACCCAACTGGTCACCATGGACAGCGAACACCGGCTGGCCGCGACGCTGCTGCGACTCGCCCGCAAGGTGGGCCGGCGGCTCAACCTCGGCATGCAGATCGACGCGAAGATCACCCAGGAGGAGCTGGCCAGCATGGTCGGCACCACCCGGTCCCGCGTCGGGCTGTTCCTCAAGCACTTCCGCGCGGCGAAGCTGGTGGATCAGCTGCCCGGCGGATATCTCCTGATCAACGAGCCGGCGCTGACCCGGTACGTGGAGTGCGGACAGTACGAGCCCGCCCGGTGGGGCGCCGAGCCGATCCGGCCGGTGAACGGCGCACGCCTGCTGCGCGGCGACCGGGAACTGTCCGCATGA
- a CDS encoding DUF6039 family protein, which translates to MTTTVEPYRALNQSSLPLERVLHTLNSGFILHRVGQMAYGFAAEGRQFSVDLLQYINTSQEGVATSFAFEEVFGGRDRMHWFIHLKSPQDYRILLNMVDHDLEFRRISDEDRLPHKGGGNWDRIFVHRSLHEDVLVPQHGMDHDGDDAEPATFVPPASSQLNQPPEQQINSATAGAIVMRTSDVKYEFREEGRMYAAHWQHFVNERLAGRVTATLYEQTWGQQDHLFQLIHLRSVDDYHELRELERGKEMATEVFGRRRLHESKGGGTWDRLFIEGSIRDTLLLPQVPSGAA; encoded by the coding sequence ATGACCACGACGGTCGAGCCGTACCGCGCGCTGAACCAATCGTCGCTGCCGCTGGAGCGGGTGCTGCACACGCTCAACTCCGGCTTCATCCTGCACCGGGTCGGCCAGATGGCCTACGGGTTCGCCGCCGAGGGGCGCCAGTTCAGCGTGGACCTGCTGCAGTACATCAACACCTCGCAGGAGGGCGTGGCGACGTCGTTCGCCTTCGAGGAGGTGTTCGGCGGCCGGGACCGGATGCACTGGTTCATCCACCTGAAGTCCCCGCAGGATTACCGGATCCTGCTCAACATGGTCGACCACGACCTGGAGTTCCGCCGGATCTCCGACGAGGACCGGCTGCCGCACAAGGGCGGCGGCAACTGGGACCGCATCTTCGTCCACCGCAGCCTGCACGAGGACGTGCTCGTACCGCAGCACGGGATGGACCACGACGGCGACGACGCCGAGCCGGCGACCTTCGTGCCGCCCGCCTCGTCCCAGCTCAACCAGCCGCCGGAGCAGCAGATCAACTCGGCGACGGCCGGCGCGATCGTCATGCGGACCTCGGACGTCAAGTACGAGTTCCGCGAGGAGGGCCGGATGTACGCGGCCCACTGGCAGCACTTCGTCAACGAGCGGCTCGCCGGCCGGGTCACCGCGACGCTGTACGAGCAGACCTGGGGCCAGCAGGACCACCTGTTCCAGCTGATCCACCTGCGCAGCGTCGACGACTACCACGAGCTGCGCGAGCTGGAGCGCGGCAAGGAGATGGCCACCGAGGTGTTCGGCCGGCGCCGGCTGCACGAGTCCAAGGGCGGCGGCACCTGGGACCGGCTGTTCATCGAGGGCAGCATCCGCGACACGCTGCTGCTGCCGCAGGTGCCGAGCGGCGCGGCCTGA
- a CDS encoding enoyl-CoA hydratase-related protein: MAYRTIELRREPGLLRVTLARPERRNGIDDETLRELHAALDEAEGDAACRAVVLAGRDGVFSTGMDFQSAAGDGGASDGGAAFFALLERFTTVPRVVIAQVDGQVAGGGVGLVAASDFVHATARSTFALPEALWGLLPCCVLPFLVRRVGFQKAYAATLSTQTIAAAEAYRIHLVDEVAERPETVLRQLLFRLNRLDPVVVGDAKRYFRAFSGVDDRLRDHAVTEFGRLMSAPAVRQRITEFVAHGRYPWER, encoded by the coding sequence ATGGCGTACCGCACGATCGAGCTCCGGCGCGAGCCCGGGCTGTTGCGCGTCACGCTGGCCCGGCCGGAGCGGCGCAACGGCATCGACGACGAGACGCTGCGCGAGCTGCACGCCGCACTCGACGAGGCCGAGGGCGACGCCGCCTGCCGGGCGGTGGTCCTGGCCGGGCGTGACGGCGTGTTCAGCACGGGCATGGACTTCCAGAGCGCCGCCGGTGACGGTGGCGCGTCCGACGGGGGCGCGGCGTTCTTCGCCCTGCTGGAACGCTTCACCACAGTGCCGCGGGTGGTGATCGCCCAGGTGGACGGGCAGGTCGCCGGTGGTGGTGTCGGGCTGGTCGCCGCCAGCGACTTCGTGCACGCCACCGCCCGCAGCACGTTCGCGCTGCCGGAGGCGCTGTGGGGGTTGCTGCCCTGCTGCGTGCTGCCGTTCCTGGTGCGGCGGGTCGGGTTCCAGAAGGCGTACGCCGCGACGTTGAGCACGCAGACGATCGCCGCGGCCGAGGCGTACCGGATCCATCTCGTCGACGAGGTCGCCGAGCGTCCCGAGACGGTGCTGCGGCAGCTGCTGTTCCGGCTCAACCGCCTCGACCCGGTGGTCGTCGGCGACGCCAAGCGGTACTTCCGGGCGTTCTCCGGCGTCGACGACCGGCTGCGCGACCACGCGGTCACCGAGTTCGGCCGGCTGATGTCGGCGCCCGCGGTGCGGCAGCGGATCACGGAGTTCGTCGCGCACGGCCGCTACCCCTGGGAACGGTGA
- a CDS encoding SDR family NAD(P)-dependent oxidoreductase, whose protein sequence is MTQQTDPAHAVVLSAADPERLRRSAHRLREHVSTADPALDLADVAYTTQVGRMPLPHRLAVRCASVADLVGGLDAYLRGEARDGVLHGVAGAPFAPAAAPTDADAAADWVGGGLVDWRRYWPGPRPRVPLPGYPFGAAPPAPPAARPRDPAGSLRAYLVEVYAEVSGLPAESVDPLLPLTELGLSSFLVTRLTARLENDLGERSRTLFFEHATLGEVAAALAAAGRTAPAGAAPAEPAEPAESAAPAARTESVAPAESAAPPAADVVPAPAVAVEREPEEERETEIAVIGVAGRYPRSPDLDAFWDNLAGGRDCVTPHPPERARPGWPTHLMDGGYLDDVDRFDPLLFGITPRDAALMDPQERLFLEVTWAALESAGYTRARLRERHHSSVAVYAGAMWNEYPLFGAERTLRGVPQDSGATLGGIANRVSYCFDLHGPSLTVDTMCSSALVALDLAVQSLRRGEAELAVAGAVSLSLHPNKFIQQHRMKLTATDRRSRTFGAGGDGFVPAEGVGALILKPLRRALDDGDPVHAVIRGTAVVHAGRTNGYIVPSPVAQADVVRRALRDARTGPAEIGYVEAHGAGTALGDPVEIDGLTRAYRDAAGTDLPPGSIPIGSVKSTIGHTEAAAGLAGLTKVILQLRHGVLAPSLHADELNPNIPWDAVPFRVQRQRAEWTGPRVAGVSSFGAGGTIAHAVVAAPPARTRPAAPPGPQLVVLSAYDEDRLDEVVRRLVAYLRRDRGPSTADLVAAVRRIAAGEHPGSAADHAAALLAHDGPALADIAYTLQVGREPLRQRLAVVVEDVATLCERLTAYRTDPAVLRGRAPAAPDPDAVPPAGASLTDLARHWVAGGAVDWAALHEPGRTVVDLPAYPFARMRCWAPEDTPAGVSSGTQAPTVAAAPGAEVPLYVKGWEPDPDPGPAASPVAGVMLCVGGSPDLVARLGGLAVRDVADLAAVLSRVPDVGGLVGLPGGPGWETRVRMVQRLLAERPTTPLRILETAVDDVRTAGFVKVLGAEYARVTATVLHTDRTGDDADLATRILAEWVRADAYGEVRYADGRRYRPRLDLVPAPHAPLRCDPDGAYLVTGGTRGVGALVARHLAGHGARSIALVGVHADTGVADDLRARGVRVLQHAGGFPGVEEFLRQVRAELGPLRGVVHCAGVESRGNPAFLHKDLADVRAVMAPKLDGFETLAPLCADDPLDFFLVFSSVCATVTGLAAGVSDYAAANIAVDELVRARIAAGRTEFRSVDWPQWAQTGSTSGRPNPCAPAGLAPLDDAAGLRVVDRVLALPAGAVVLPCPPLGDAPDPDALLRLRPRRPAPTSPPVVAGAPAAGTPAPGSATASVPAPASVPAPASVPAPASVPASASASIPAPAQALTTGTATAPAAPGGPAAPPGWLVGIFSAALGIPERDLDPTVEFGDLGVDSVLLGELLIRIEERLGTHLDPATLLLHPTLERLTAHLGVQAATPEPEPPTAPEAVNSPGPVAAPVPVTPPDAVTAPVPVTAPVPVDEPVPTAAQAAVVAGGGARPDLDRRVAVIGMACRFPGATDVVTLWDNLLHGRCAVTEVPAERWDHRRWYSPEPGLGRSISKWGGFVEGIEWFDPGYFDMSDDEARCLDPAIRMFLEGTAECLAEAGYAPDELRGRRVAVVAGARLSDYGRRVPIRTDVLRSDQNFIAARVAHHFDLRGPNLVVDSACSSSLVAVQVACRSLLAGESELAVVGGVEVLLDPETYLDLSAARALSPTGRCWTFDERADGFVPGEGCGVVLLKPLAAALADGDRVHAVIDGVAVNNDGHTMGVTTPSPAAQADVVRQALAAAGRRPADITMLEAHGTGTLIGDPIELRALNDVFGDRPGGRIEIGSVKSNLGHLLSAAGMAGLFKVALALEHGTIPPTLFCDTPNPRFDFDRSPLHPTTEPVGWPAGRERVAGVSSFGLGGTNAHLVLSGAPPGPVRRAPLPRPVFRRRRLWLDGDGPAGAPPPARPDTGEPLTASLLRLQLVTTD, encoded by the coding sequence GTGACGCAACAGACCGATCCAGCCCACGCCGTTGTCCTCTCCGCCGCCGATCCGGAGCGGCTACGCCGGTCCGCGCACCGGCTGCGCGAGCACGTCTCCACCGCGGACCCGGCGCTCGACCTCGCCGACGTGGCGTACACCACGCAGGTCGGCCGGATGCCGTTGCCGCACCGGCTCGCCGTGCGGTGCGCGAGCGTCGCGGACCTGGTCGGCGGACTCGACGCCTACCTGCGCGGCGAGGCCCGCGACGGGGTGCTGCACGGCGTCGCCGGGGCGCCGTTCGCGCCGGCCGCCGCGCCGACCGACGCCGACGCCGCCGCGGACTGGGTCGGCGGCGGCCTGGTCGACTGGCGGCGGTACTGGCCGGGACCACGCCCGCGGGTGCCGCTGCCCGGCTACCCCTTCGGTGCGGCGCCGCCGGCCCCGCCCGCCGCACGGCCGCGCGACCCGGCCGGGTCGCTGCGGGCCTATCTGGTCGAGGTGTACGCCGAGGTGTCCGGCCTGCCCGCCGAGTCCGTCGACCCGCTCCTGCCGCTGACCGAGCTGGGCCTGTCGTCGTTCCTCGTGACGCGACTGACCGCCCGGCTGGAGAACGACCTGGGCGAGCGGTCGCGGACGCTGTTCTTCGAGCACGCCACCCTTGGAGAGGTCGCCGCGGCGCTGGCGGCGGCCGGCCGCACGGCTCCCGCCGGCGCGGCTCCCGCCGAGCCCGCCGAGCCTGCCGAGTCCGCCGCACCTGCCGCACGCACCGAGTCCGTCGCACCTGCCGAGTCCGCCGCACCGCCCGCTGCGGACGTCGTGCCGGCGCCGGCCGTCGCCGTGGAGCGGGAGCCGGAGGAGGAGCGCGAGACGGAGATCGCGGTGATCGGCGTCGCGGGACGCTACCCGCGCTCGCCCGATCTCGACGCGTTCTGGGACAACCTCGCCGGCGGCCGCGACTGCGTCACCCCGCACCCGCCCGAGCGCGCGCGACCGGGATGGCCGACCCACCTCATGGACGGCGGGTACCTCGACGACGTCGACCGGTTCGACCCGCTGCTGTTCGGCATCACCCCCCGCGACGCCGCCCTGATGGACCCGCAGGAACGGCTGTTCCTCGAAGTGACCTGGGCCGCGCTGGAGAGCGCCGGATACACCCGCGCCCGGCTACGGGAGCGGCACCACTCCTCGGTCGCCGTGTACGCGGGCGCGATGTGGAACGAGTACCCGCTGTTCGGGGCGGAGCGGACGCTGCGCGGCGTCCCGCAGGACTCCGGCGCGACGCTCGGCGGCATCGCCAACCGGGTGTCGTACTGCTTCGACCTGCACGGCCCGAGCCTCACCGTGGACACGATGTGCTCCTCCGCGCTGGTCGCGCTCGACCTGGCGGTGCAGAGCCTGCGGCGCGGCGAGGCCGAACTGGCGGTGGCCGGGGCCGTCAGCCTGTCGCTGCACCCGAACAAGTTCATCCAGCAGCACCGGATGAAGCTCACCGCGACCGACAGGCGCAGCCGGACCTTCGGCGCCGGCGGCGACGGGTTCGTGCCGGCCGAGGGGGTCGGCGCGCTGATCCTCAAGCCGCTGCGGCGGGCGCTGGACGACGGTGACCCGGTGCACGCCGTGATCCGCGGCACCGCCGTCGTCCACGCCGGACGGACGAACGGCTACATCGTGCCCAGCCCGGTCGCGCAGGCCGACGTGGTACGGCGGGCGCTGCGCGACGCCCGTACCGGACCCGCCGAGATCGGCTACGTGGAGGCACACGGCGCCGGCACGGCGCTCGGCGACCCGGTCGAGATCGACGGCCTGACCCGGGCGTACCGGGACGCGGCCGGGACCGACCTGCCGCCCGGCAGCATCCCGATCGGCTCGGTGAAGTCGACGATCGGGCACACCGAGGCCGCCGCCGGACTCGCCGGTCTCACCAAGGTCATCCTGCAACTGCGGCACGGCGTGCTCGCGCCGTCGCTGCACGCCGACGAACTCAACCCGAACATCCCCTGGGACGCCGTGCCGTTCCGGGTGCAGCGGCAGCGGGCCGAGTGGACCGGCCCCCGGGTCGCGGGCGTCAGCTCGTTCGGCGCCGGAGGGACCATCGCCCACGCGGTCGTCGCCGCGCCACCCGCCCGCACCCGCCCGGCCGCGCCGCCCGGCCCGCAGCTCGTCGTCCTGTCCGCCTACGACGAGGACCGCCTCGACGAGGTGGTGCGGCGGCTCGTCGCGTACCTGCGCCGGGACCGCGGACCGAGCACGGCGGACCTCGTCGCCGCGGTCCGGCGGATCGCCGCCGGGGAGCACCCCGGTTCGGCCGCCGACCACGCCGCCGCGCTGCTGGCGCACGACGGGCCGGCCCTCGCCGACATCGCCTACACGCTCCAGGTCGGCCGGGAGCCGCTGCGGCAGCGGCTGGCGGTCGTGGTCGAGGACGTCGCGACGTTGTGCGAGCGTCTCACCGCCTACCGCACCGATCCCGCCGTGCTGCGCGGCCGCGCGCCCGCCGCGCCGGACCCGGACGCCGTGCCGCCGGCCGGCGCGAGCCTGACCGACCTCGCCCGGCACTGGGTGGCCGGCGGCGCCGTCGACTGGGCCGCGCTCCACGAGCCGGGCCGGACTGTCGTGGACCTGCCGGCGTACCCGTTCGCCCGCATGCGGTGCTGGGCGCCGGAGGACACACCGGCCGGTGTGTCCTCCGGCACGCAGGCGCCGACCGTCGCGGCGGCACCGGGCGCCGAGGTGCCGCTCTACGTCAAGGGGTGGGAGCCGGATCCCGATCCCGGGCCGGCCGCGTCGCCGGTGGCCGGGGTGATGCTGTGCGTCGGCGGCAGTCCCGATCTCGTCGCCCGTCTCGGCGGCCTGGCCGTGCGCGACGTGGCGGACCTCGCCGCCGTGCTGTCCCGCGTGCCCGACGTCGGCGGGCTGGTCGGCCTGCCCGGCGGGCCCGGCTGGGAGACCCGGGTACGGATGGTGCAGCGGCTGCTGGCCGAGCGTCCCACCACGCCGTTGCGGATCCTGGAGACGGCCGTCGACGACGTCCGCACGGCCGGCTTCGTCAAGGTCCTCGGCGCCGAGTACGCCCGCGTCACCGCCACCGTGCTGCACACCGACCGGACCGGCGACGACGCCGATCTCGCCACCCGGATCCTCGCCGAATGGGTACGGGCCGACGCCTACGGCGAGGTCCGGTACGCCGACGGCCGGCGGTACCGGCCGCGCCTGGACCTCGTACCGGCGCCCCACGCGCCGCTGCGGTGCGACCCGGACGGGGCCTACCTGGTGACCGGCGGCACCCGGGGCGTCGGTGCGCTCGTCGCCCGGCACCTGGCCGGTCACGGCGCCCGGTCGATCGCCCTGGTCGGCGTCCACGCGGACACCGGCGTCGCGGACGACCTGCGCGCCCGCGGCGTGCGCGTGCTCCAGCACGCCGGCGGGTTCCCCGGCGTCGAGGAGTTCCTGCGGCAGGTCCGCGCCGAACTCGGCCCGCTGCGGGGCGTCGTGCACTGCGCCGGTGTGGAGAGCCGGGGCAACCCGGCGTTCCTGCACAAGGACCTGGCGGACGTCCGCGCGGTGATGGCGCCCAAGCTGGACGGCTTCGAGACCCTGGCGCCGCTGTGCGCCGACGACCCGCTCGACTTCTTCCTGGTGTTCTCCTCGGTGTGCGCCACGGTGACCGGGCTGGCCGCCGGGGTCTCCGACTACGCCGCCGCGAACATCGCCGTCGACGAGCTGGTCCGCGCGCGGATCGCCGCCGGCCGTACGGAGTTCCGCTCGGTGGACTGGCCGCAGTGGGCACAGACCGGGTCCACGAGCGGACGCCCCAACCCGTGCGCGCCGGCCGGTCTCGCCCCGCTGGACGACGCCGCCGGACTACGCGTCGTCGACCGCGTGCTCGCCCTGCCGGCCGGCGCGGTGGTGCTGCCGTGCCCGCCGCTCGGCGACGCCCCCGACCCCGACGCCCTGCTGCGGCTGCGCCCGCGCCGCCCGGCGCCGACGTCACCCCCCGTCGTGGCAGGCGCTCCGGCTGCCGGTACGCCCGCCCCGGGCTCGGCGACAGCCTCGGTCCCAGCCCCGGCCTCGGTCCCAGCCCCGGCCTCGGTCCCAGCCCCGGCCTCGGTCCCGGCGTCGGCCTCAGCCTCGATTCCGGCCCCGGCGCAGGCCCTGACGACGGGCACGGCCACGGCCCCGGCGGCGCCGGGTGGGCCGGCGGCCCCGCCGGGCTGGCTCGTGGGCATCTTCTCGGCGGCGCTGGGCATTCCCGAGCGCGACCTCGACCCGACCGTCGAGTTCGGCGACCTGGGCGTGGACTCGGTGCTCCTCGGCGAGCTGCTGATCCGCATCGAGGAGCGGCTCGGCACCCATCTCGACCCGGCGACGCTGCTGCTGCACCCCACGTTGGAGCGCCTCACCGCCCACCTCGGCGTGCAGGCCGCGACTCCCGAGCCCGAGCCGCCGACTGCGCCCGAGGCGGTGAACTCGCCCGGGCCGGTGGCTGCGCCCGTACCCGTGACTCCACCCGACGCGGTGACGGCGCCCGTACCCGTGACTGCGCCCGTACCCGTTGATGAGCCTGTGCCGACGGCGGCGCAGGCGGCGGTGGTCGCGGGCGGCGGCGCGCGGCCGGACCTGGACCGGCGGGTGGCGGTGATCGGCATGGCCTGCCGGTTCCCGGGAGCGACCGACGTCGTGACGCTGTGGGACAACCTGCTCCACGGGCGCTGCGCGGTCACCGAGGTGCCGGCCGAGCGGTGGGACCACCGCCGCTGGTACTCGCCCGAGCCCGGCCTCGGACGGTCGATCAGCAAGTGGGGCGGCTTCGTCGAGGGCATCGAGTGGTTCGACCCCGGCTACTTCGACATGAGCGACGACGAGGCGCGCTGCCTGGACCCGGCGATCCGGATGTTCCTGGAGGGCACCGCGGAGTGCCTGGCCGAGGCCGGGTACGCCCCGGACGAACTGCGCGGCCGGCGCGTCGCCGTCGTGGCCGGGGCGCGGCTGTCCGACTACGGCCGACGCGTCCCGATCCGCACCGACGTCCTGCGCTCCGACCAGAACTTCATCGCCGCCCGCGTCGCACACCACTTCGACCTGCGCGGCCCGAACCTGGTCGTCGACAGCGCCTGCTCGTCGTCGCTCGTCGCGGTGCAGGTCGCCTGCCGCAGCCTGCTCGCGGGGGAGTCGGAGCTGGCGGTCGTCGGCGGCGTCGAGGTGCTGCTGGACCCGGAGACGTACCTCGACCTGAGCGCCGCGCGGGCGCTGTCCCCGACCGGCCGGTGCTGGACGTTCGACGAACGCGCCGACGGCTTCGTGCCCGGCGAGGGCTGCGGCGTGGTGCTGCTCAAACCGCTGGCGGCCGCGCTCGCCGACGGCGACCGCGTCCACGCCGTGATCGACGGCGTGGCGGTGAACAACGACGGGCACACGATGGGCGTCACCACCCCCAGCCCCGCCGCCCAGGCCGACGTGGTCCGGCAGGCGCTGGCCGCCGCCGGCCGGCGCCCCGCCGACATCACGATGCTGGAGGCGCACGGCACCGGCACGCTCATCGGCGACCCGATCGAGCTGCGTGCCCTCAACGACGTCTTCGGCGACCGGCCCGGCGGCCGGATCGAGATCGGCAGCGTGAAGTCGAACCTGGGCCACCTGCTCAGCGCCGCCGGCATGGCCGGGCTGTTCAAGGTGGCGCTCGCCCTGGAACACGGCACGATCCCGCCGACGCTGTTCTGCGACACCCCGAACCCGCGGTTCGACTTCGACCGCTCACCGCTGCACCCCACCACGGAACCGGTCGGCTGGCCGGCCGGACGGGAACGCGTCGCCGGCGTCAGCTCGTTCGGCCTCGGCGGCACCAACGCCCACCTCGTACTCAGTGGCGCGCCGCCGGGGCCGGTACGCCGGGCGCCGCTGCCCCGCCCGGTGTTCCGGCGCAGGCGGCTGTGGCTCGACGGCGACGGCCCGGCCGGGGCGCCACCCCCGGCCCGGCCGGACACGGGCGAGCCGCTCACGGCGTCCCTGCTGCGACTGCAACTCGTCACCACCGACTGA
- a CDS encoding acyltransferase domain-containing protein, which translates to MRAWVFPGQGSQHPGMGEGLLDRFPAECATAERLIGVPPAQLCRDARGEYLGRTRYVQPAVFLVSVLAARAALADGRPPPEVVAGHSLGEYAALHLAGCLDFDSALSLVVRRGRLMESVTGGGMVAVLGLPLSRVTELLAGIPDVDLANHNLPDQFVLAGSTAGIRAVVDAVPRLGTGRCVPLAVSVPAHSRFMAGAAEAFAVALRDVTPGPPSIPVVSNVTGAPHVPGEIPGTLLRHFVEPVRWWDTMCLLARSGVTEPVEVGPGEVLTKMWRRAAGSLPAPAPGGPLAPAAPVPPPAPVPPPPPATSVAPAAPAALPVTAPAAPVARGPALGPPPATASRPRPAGSPGLRSDYGIRYACLAGSSPFGVTSPAFLRRLSEAGLLGFFGAQGLAPPEIRAALAELRDVRRYGMAWPSGGDERALCDLYLAHDVRHVEVTGPLAVVSPQLVRFRYGDGPRQVLVRAPDLATAVRFLRPADPATVRALAAAGHLDGGAAGAAAREAVATDVAVERDAHALVPALVALRDREAPGARIGVAGVGTPAAVAAAFALGADFVVTTTVNQCTAEAATSDAAKDLLAALDVTDIREAPDPDLFELGARSPVAHRGTLFAARAEELYRMFLRYDRLADVGPRRLAELERTHFGRPLDDVRADLGVAGRDDRRVLASVCAAYCREATAAALRGTPGQRLNYRVPASTDVGAFNRLVAAEPLADWRARHAESVTERLLSEAN; encoded by the coding sequence GTGCGCGCGTGGGTCTTCCCGGGGCAGGGATCGCAGCATCCCGGCATGGGCGAGGGTCTCCTGGACCGTTTCCCCGCCGAGTGCGCCACCGCCGAGCGGCTCATCGGCGTGCCGCCGGCGCAGCTGTGCCGGGACGCCCGGGGCGAGTACCTCGGCCGCACCCGGTACGTGCAGCCGGCCGTGTTCCTGGTCAGCGTGCTGGCCGCCCGGGCCGCGCTGGCGGACGGCCGTCCGCCACCCGAGGTGGTGGCCGGGCACAGCCTCGGCGAGTACGCCGCGCTGCACCTCGCCGGCTGCCTGGACTTCGACAGCGCGCTGAGCCTGGTCGTCCGCCGTGGGCGGCTGATGGAGAGCGTGACCGGCGGCGGCATGGTGGCGGTGCTCGGCCTGCCGCTGTCGCGGGTGACGGAGCTGCTGGCCGGGATCCCGGACGTCGACCTCGCCAACCACAACCTGCCCGACCAGTTCGTGCTGGCCGGCAGCACGGCGGGCATCCGCGCGGTCGTCGACGCCGTGCCGCGGCTCGGTACGGGCCGGTGCGTGCCGCTGGCGGTCAGCGTGCCGGCGCACTCCCGGTTCATGGCCGGCGCCGCGGAGGCGTTCGCGGTGGCCCTGCGCGACGTCACGCCGGGCCCGCCGTCGATCCCGGTGGTGAGCAACGTGACCGGGGCGCCCCACGTCCCGGGCGAGATCCCGGGCACGCTGCTGCGGCACTTCGTCGAGCCGGTCCGGTGGTGGGACACGATGTGCCTGCTGGCCCGGTCGGGGGTGACCGAGCCGGTCGAGGTCGGTCCCGGTGAGGTGCTGACCAAGATGTGGCGCCGGGCCGCCGGGAGCCTGCCGGCACCCGCTCCCGGCGGGCCGCTCGCGCCCGCCGCGCCCGTCCCGCCGCCCGCGCCGGTCCCGCCGCCCCCGCCAGCGACGTCGGTCGCGCCCGCCGCGCCGGCCGCGCTTCCGGTGACTGCGCCGGCCGCGCCGGTGGCGCGAGGTCCCGCCCTCGGCCCACCGCCGGCCACCGCGTCGCGTCCGCGCCCGGCGGGCTCGCCCGGGCTGCGGTCCGACTACGGCATCCGGTACGCCTGCCTGGCCGGGTCGTCCCCGTTCGGCGTCACGTCGCCGGCGTTCCTGCGACGGCTGTCGGAGGCCGGACTGCTCGGCTTCTTCGGCGCCCAGGGTCTGGCGCCGCCGGAGATCAGGGCCGCGCTGGCCGAGCTTCGCGACGTCCGCCGGTACGGCATGGCCTGGCCGTCCGGTGGTGACGAGCGGGCGCTGTGCGACCTGTACCTCGCCCACGACGTCCGCCATGTGGAGGTCACCGGTCCGCTCGCCGTGGTGTCGCCGCAGCTCGTGCGGTTCCGCTACGGCGACGGTCCCCGGCAGGTCCTGGTCCGTGCCCCGGATCTGGCCACGGCGGTCCGGTTCCTGCGCCCCGCCGACCCGGCGACGGTACGGGCGCTGGCCGCCGCCGGGCACCTGGACGGCGGAGCAGCGGGCGCGGCGGCACGGGAGGCGGTCGCCACCGACGTGGCAGTCGAACGGGACGCCCATGCGCTGGTGCCGGCTCTGGTGGCCCTACGCGACCGGGAGGCGCCGGGGGCGCGGATCGGGGTGGCCGGGGTGGGCACCCCGGCGGCCGTCGCCGCCGCCTTCGCGCTCGGGGCCGACTTCGTCGTCACGACGACGGTGAACCAGTGCACCGCCGAGGCCGCCACGTCGGACGCGGCGAAGGATCTGCTCGCCGCGCTCGACGTCACCGACATCCGTGAGGCGCCCGATCCGGACCTGTTCGAGCTCGGCGCGCGGTCTCCGGTGGCGCACCGGGGCACCCTGTTCGCCGCTCGTGCCGAGGAGCTGTACCGGATGTTCCTGCGCTACGACCGGCTGGCCGACGTCGGCCCGCGGCGGCTCGCCGAGTTGGAGCGGACGCACTTCGGCCGCCCGCTGGACGACGTGCGCGCCGATCTCGGCGTCGCGGGGCGGGACGACCGGCGCGTGCTCGCGTCGGTCTGCGCCGCCTACTGCCGGGAGGCCACCGCCGCGGCCCTGCGCGGAACGCCGGGTCAGCGGCTGAACTACCGGGTGCCGGCCTCCACCGACGTCGGGGCGTTCAACCGGCTCGTCGCGGCGGAGCCGCTGGCCGACTGGCGCGCCCGGCACGCCGAGTCGGTCACCGAGCGGCTGCTCAGCGAGGCAAATTGA